In Candidatus Nitrosarchaeum limnium SFB1, the following proteins share a genomic window:
- a CDS encoding thermosome has product MGMQATSKGTMPVVLLKEGGSETKGRDAQKNNISAAKIIAEIVHTSLGPRGMDKMLVDSLGDVTITNDGATILKEIDVQHPAAKMLVEISKTTDNEVGDGTTSAVILAGALLENAESLLDQDVHPTIIVDGYRKAAKKAKQFLQEIAETVSSNDKTILNKIAKTSMQTKLVRKDSDQLADIIVKAVLAVAEKEGEKYNVDIDDIKVEKKAGGSIKDSVIIQGIVLDKEIVHGGMPRKISNAKIALINKALEISKTETDAKINISNPQQLKSFLDEENRMLKNMVDKVIGSGANVVLCQKGIDDMAQHYLAQAGIIAVRRIKESDLTKLAKATGARIVNNLDDIFEKDLGDAELVEERKIEEDKWVFIEGCKHPKSVTLLLRGGSQRVVDEVERSVHDSLMVVKDVIEKPEIVAGGGAPETYAATKIRSWAKSLEGREQLAAEKFADSLESIPLTLSENAGMDPIDTLTVLRSRQMKGEKWTGIDVMKGKIANMKSSDIIEPLAVKLQIVSAAAEAACMILRIDDVIATQKSAGPPPGAEGGMGGMPGMGGMGGMGGMPGMGGMPDMGGMM; this is encoded by the coding sequence ATGGGTATGCAAGCAACTTCTAAAGGTACAATGCCAGTTGTATTACTAAAAGAAGGTGGCTCTGAAACCAAAGGACGAGACGCTCAAAAAAATAATATTTCTGCAGCTAAGATAATCGCTGAAATTGTCCATACTAGTCTTGGTCCAAGAGGTATGGATAAAATGCTAGTTGACTCTTTAGGCGATGTTACAATTACAAATGATGGTGCAACTATTCTAAAAGAAATTGATGTTCAACATCCTGCGGCTAAAATGCTCGTTGAAATATCAAAAACCACTGATAACGAAGTAGGTGACGGAACTACATCAGCAGTTATTCTTGCCGGTGCTCTTCTAGAGAACGCTGAATCCCTTTTAGATCAAGACGTTCACCCAACAATAATAGTTGATGGGTATAGAAAAGCAGCAAAAAAGGCAAAACAATTCCTTCAAGAAATAGCAGAAACTGTTTCTTCAAATGATAAAACAATTCTTAATAAAATTGCAAAAACATCTATGCAAACTAAACTAGTAAGAAAAGATTCTGATCAATTAGCTGATATTATTGTGAAAGCAGTTCTTGCAGTTGCTGAGAAAGAAGGTGAAAAATATAATGTTGACATTGATGATATTAAAGTAGAAAAAAAAGCCGGCGGCTCGATTAAAGATTCTGTTATTATTCAAGGTATAGTCCTTGACAAAGAAATAGTTCATGGTGGTATGCCAAGAAAAATTTCTAATGCAAAAATAGCTCTAATTAACAAAGCACTTGAAATTAGTAAAACTGAAACTGATGCTAAAATAAACATCTCAAATCCACAACAATTGAAATCATTTCTTGATGAAGAAAATAGAATGCTAAAGAATATGGTAGATAAAGTCATTGGTTCTGGAGCAAATGTAGTTCTATGTCAAAAAGGAATTGATGATATGGCTCAACACTATCTTGCACAAGCTGGTATTATTGCTGTTAGAAGAATTAAAGAAAGTGATCTTACAAAACTTGCAAAAGCAACTGGTGCAAGAATTGTAAATAATTTAGATGATATTTTTGAAAAAGATTTAGGTGATGCTGAGTTAGTAGAAGAAAGAAAAATTGAAGAAGATAAGTGGGTATTCATTGAAGGTTGTAAACATCCAAAATCTGTTACGTTACTTCTTCGTGGAGGTTCTCAAAGAGTAGTAGATGAAGTTGAACGTTCAGTTCATGACTCACTAATGGTTGTAAAAGATGTAATTGAAAAACCAGAAATTGTTGCAGGTGGTGGTGCACCTGAAACTTATGCTGCAACTAAAATAAGAAGTTGGGCTAAATCATTAGAAGGAAGAGAACAATTAGCTGCAGAAAAATTTGCAGATTCATTAGAATCAATTCCATTAACACTTTCAGAAAATGCTGGAATGGATCCAATTGACACACTAACCGTCCTTCGTTCTAGACAAATGAAAGGTGAAAAATGGACAGGAATTGATGTGATGAAAGGTAAAATTGCAAATATGAAATCTAGTGATATTATTGAACCATTAGCAGTTAAACTTCAAATTGTTTCCGCAGCTGCAGAAGCAGCATGTATGATTCTTAGAATTGATGATGTAATTGCCACTCAAAAATCTGCTGGACCACCACCTGGAGCAGAAGGAGGTATGGGTGGAATGCCTGGAATGGGTGGAATGGGAGGTATGGGTGGAATGCCTGGAATGGGTGGAATGCCTGACATGGGCGGAATGATGTAA
- a CDS encoding short-chain dehydrogenase/reductase SDR produces MIKGKVAIITGASSGIGFATALALSKAGAKVAIGARRTEMLSKLEKIIKENGGEVYSQKLDVTKKNECDSFVENVLKKWNKVDILINNAGLMPLSFFKNLKVDEWDQMIDVNIKGVLYCTGAVVTHMLENKTGHIVNISSVAGRIVFPAGSVYCATKHAITAFSEGLRQELSVRKNIRVTCIEPGVVATELTNTITDESLQAFVESAKKMESLQAEDIANAIVYAVEAPKHVNVNEILIRPTTQDR; encoded by the coding sequence ATGATTAAAGGTAAAGTAGCAATCATAACTGGAGCAAGTAGTGGAATAGGTTTTGCTACAGCGTTAGCACTTTCAAAAGCAGGAGCAAAAGTTGCTATTGGTGCTAGACGAACTGAAATGCTTTCTAAATTAGAAAAAATAATTAAAGAAAATGGCGGAGAGGTTTATTCTCAAAAATTGGATGTAACCAAAAAAAATGAATGTGATTCATTTGTCGAAAATGTTTTAAAAAAATGGAATAAAGTGGATATTTTAATAAATAATGCAGGCTTGATGCCTCTGAGTTTTTTTAAAAATTTGAAAGTTGATGAATGGGATCAAATGATTGATGTTAATATCAAGGGCGTGTTGTATTGTACTGGCGCAGTTGTTACACATATGCTTGAAAATAAAACTGGTCATATAGTTAACATCTCATCAGTTGCTGGAAGAATAGTTTTTCCTGCAGGTAGTGTTTATTGTGCAACTAAACATGCAATTACAGCATTTAGTGAAGGACTAAGACAAGAACTTAGCGTTAGAAAGAACATTAGAGTAACATGTATTGAACCAGGAGTAGTTGCAACGGAACTAACTAACACAATTACTGATGAATCATTACAAGCATTTGTTGAAAGTGCCAAAAAAATGGAATCATTACAAGCTGAAGATATTGCAAATGCCATTGTTTATGCAGTAGAAGCACCAAAACATGTTAATGTAAATGAAATTTTAATCAGACCCACTACACAAGATCGTTAA
- a CDS encoding hypothetical protein (hypothetical protein Nmar_1791) has protein sequence MLTGFKYIYLIVFFVLLSGFFHPLITHTSIDSVILGTMILFVGLAGAVLLYKAAVSEKRRELFLGGGFGLIAISLFYIFQIIGRF, from the coding sequence ATGCTTACTGGATTCAAGTACATCTATTTGATAGTGTTTTTTGTACTACTCTCAGGATTCTTTCACCCATTAATTACTCACACAAGCATTGATAGTGTAATACTTGGAACTATGATTTTATTTGTTGGTCTTGCAGGTGCTGTATTGCTTTACAAAGCAGCTGTATCTGAGAAAAGACGTGAATTATTTCTTGGTGGAGGTTTTGGACTAATAGCTATCTCATTATTCTATATTTTTCAGATTATTGGAAGATTTTAG
- a CDS encoding AN1-type Zinc finger protein, which produces MKPEKCAYCGDMADMPFQCNYCKDPFCSEHRLPEEHRCVKLSQIRAQRFGERKVIRDGRPNKQNVFKRMFRKFKD; this is translated from the coding sequence ATGAAACCTGAAAAATGTGCTTATTGTGGAGATATGGCAGACATGCCATTTCAGTGTAATTACTGTAAAGATCCATTTTGTTCTGAACATAGACTTCCAGAAGAACATAGATGTGTGAAGCTATCTCAGATTAGAGCTCAAAGGTTTGGGGAGAGAAAAGTGATTAGAGATGGTAGACCAAATAAACAAAACGTATTCAAACGAATGTTTAGAAAATTCAAAGATTAG
- a CDS encoding glutamine synthetase, type I, which translates to MRDGLPKLDGSSIIGFTEVEDSDLILKPDPNTFAIIPWMTENKTARLLCDIYWGGNRGRLSRDPRGISQKAEEYVKTQGFDYSAWGPEVEFFVFDKVHWDVLTPYKGQSYSIESKEAPWNNEGSGYPMGLQEGYYPSTPSDTLTPYRNECVNILNNDFGILCDNHHHEVATAGQCEIDIKYDYLTNAADAAQSYKYVIKNVAQKYGKVATMMPKPVAMDAGSGMHVNVSLWKGKENVFYDPDDKDELSQTAKYFCGGIINHAKALSAICNPTTNSYHRLVPGYEAPAYIAWSAGNRSAIVRVPHHLTGKSYANLKRLEFRAPDPSSNPYLVFAAVTAAGMDGVKKKIDPGEQVRDDIFKMTKSDRAKRGIGVLPKSLGEALDELESDRKFLNPIYTNDVIDTLIELGRRDQREISIRPHPHEFYLYFDI; encoded by the coding sequence ATGAGGGACGGTTTACCAAAACTTGATGGTTCATCAATAATTGGATTTACGGAGGTTGAGGATTCAGATCTTATTTTAAAACCAGATCCAAATACATTTGCCATCATACCATGGATGACTGAAAATAAAACGGCTAGATTACTATGTGATATCTATTGGGGTGGAAATAGAGGTAGGCTATCAAGGGATCCTAGAGGAATATCTCAAAAAGCAGAGGAATATGTAAAAACTCAAGGATTTGATTATAGTGCCTGGGGTCCAGAAGTTGAATTTTTTGTTTTTGATAAAGTTCATTGGGATGTCTTAACTCCATACAAAGGTCAATCATATTCTATCGAATCAAAAGAGGCTCCATGGAACAATGAAGGTTCAGGGTATCCTATGGGTCTTCAAGAGGGATATTACCCAAGTACTCCTTCAGATACTTTGACTCCATATAGAAATGAATGTGTAAACATATTGAATAATGATTTTGGAATATTATGTGACAATCACCATCATGAAGTTGCTACTGCAGGTCAATGTGAAATTGATATCAAATATGATTATTTGACAAATGCTGCGGATGCTGCACAATCTTATAAGTATGTAATAAAAAATGTGGCACAAAAATACGGCAAAGTTGCAACTATGATGCCAAAACCAGTTGCAATGGATGCAGGTTCTGGCATGCATGTCAATGTAAGTTTATGGAAAGGAAAAGAGAATGTGTTTTATGATCCTGATGATAAAGATGAATTAAGTCAAACTGCAAAATATTTTTGTGGTGGAATTATTAATCATGCAAAAGCATTATCTGCAATTTGTAATCCTACTACAAACTCATATCACAGACTTGTTCCAGGATATGAAGCACCAGCCTATATCGCATGGAGTGCAGGTAATAGATCTGCAATTGTTAGAGTACCACATCATCTTACTGGAAAAAGTTATGCAAATCTAAAAAGACTTGAATTTAGAGCCCCTGATCCATCATCAAACCCATATCTTGTATTTGCAGCAGTTACTGCAGCTGGTATGGATGGAGTAAAGAAAAAGATTGATCCAGGTGAACAAGTTCGTGATGATATTTTTAAAATGACAAAATCGGATAGAGCCAAAAGAGGAATAGGGGTTCTTCCAAAGAGTTTAGGCGAAGCACTTGACGAATTAGAGAGTGATAGAAAATTCCTTAATCCGATTTATACAAATGATGTAATTGATACATTAATAGAATTGGGTAGAAGAGATCAGCGGGAAATTTCAATCAGACCTCATCCTCATGAATTTTACTTGTATTTTGATATCTAA
- a CDS encoding hypothetical protein (hypothetical protein Nmar_1789), which yields MSETNQIDLNKLHHIVLRETENDTIQEIDPDFYRILSDFIGDLKKQEFDGVESKIKEAIIDTSTELTSLLINIRLDKISKLENMNFKNLLDEEKFILDAQEEQRERTEMILSAIINGKSKFLESISQNHKTKTVVIRFLQEVDEIIGADLEKYGPFKTEDIATIPYENAQALIAKNIATKVRWED from the coding sequence ATGTCAGAAACAAACCAAATTGATCTTAACAAATTACACCATATAGTCCTAAGAGAAACTGAAAATGATACAATTCAAGAAATTGATCCTGATTTCTATAGAATTCTTTCAGACTTTATTGGTGATTTAAAAAAACAAGAATTTGATGGAGTAGAAAGTAAAATCAAAGAAGCCATCATTGATACATCTACAGAATTAACATCTCTTTTGATTAACATTAGATTAGATAAAATTTCTAAACTAGAAAATATGAATTTTAAAAATCTATTAGACGAAGAGAAATTTATTCTTGATGCTCAAGAAGAACAAAGAGAAAGAACTGAAATGATATTATCTGCAATAATTAACGGAAAATCAAAATTCCTTGAATCGATTTCTCAAAATCATAAAACCAAAACTGTGGTCATTAGATTTCTTCAAGAAGTTGATGAAATTATAGGGGCAGATCTAGAAAAATATGGGCCTTTCAAAACAGAAGATATTGCAACAATTCCATATGAAAATGCTCAAGCACTAATTGCTAAAAATATTGCAACTAAAGTTCGTTGGGAAGATTAG
- a CDS encoding tRNA cytidylyltransferase, whose product MKKIISKIGISVNPSKNKIKIKKQIADEAFSLVKEQVNNYPELVGLEFGGSYAKDTWLSNEADVDIFIKFKKTITDEKFVNISKKIGFESMKKYKPYVRYSEHPYVEAKIKKTKINIVPCYDVNLGEWKSSADRSQFHTKYMQNALTPKMKNEVRILKTFLKSTKIYGSEIAKQGFSGYVSEVLILNFGSFENVIKSIAKIQPNQIIGNASKTFETPIVIMDPIDNNRNLAAAISNENIGKFVLVCRAFQKNPTLQFFKPKILKPSNKNIENVLVVKFNFKMRSPDIIWGQIKRATTSLATQLELGGFKVLRSKSYSDEQNEACLLFLLESTKIAKNYSKKGPEIFREDDCNSFILKNIKKTELMWISEDKKIISLEKRKHDEALKFMNEFLKNNLQTGIPKGLQADFMKGFKVFVGNRNLSKSIKEAISDLISTDGTIFYSN is encoded by the coding sequence ATGAAAAAAATAATTTCTAAAATTGGAATATCTGTAAATCCTTCTAAAAACAAAATAAAAATAAAAAAACAAATTGCTGATGAAGCCTTTTCCCTAGTTAAAGAGCAGGTCAATAATTATCCTGAGTTAGTAGGACTAGAATTTGGTGGTTCCTATGCAAAAGATACTTGGTTATCTAATGAAGCAGATGTTGATATTTTTATTAAATTTAAAAAAACAATTACTGATGAAAAATTTGTAAATATTTCAAAAAAAATTGGATTTGAATCAATGAAAAAATACAAACCTTATGTAAGATATTCTGAGCATCCTTATGTAGAAGCCAAAATTAAGAAAACTAAAATCAACATAGTACCTTGTTATGATGTAAATTTAGGAGAATGGAAAAGTTCTGCTGATCGTTCACAGTTTCATACAAAATACATGCAAAATGCACTTACACCTAAAATGAAAAATGAAGTTAGAATTCTTAAAACATTTCTAAAATCAACTAAAATTTATGGATCAGAAATTGCTAAACAAGGTTTTAGTGGTTATGTGTCAGAAGTTTTAATTTTAAATTTTGGAAGTTTTGAAAATGTAATCAAATCAATTGCAAAAATTCAACCAAATCAAATAATTGGAAATGCATCAAAAACATTTGAAACACCAATTGTAATTATGGATCCTATTGACAATAATAGAAATTTAGCTGCTGCAATTTCAAATGAGAATATAGGAAAATTTGTTCTTGTTTGTAGAGCTTTTCAAAAAAATCCTACTTTACAATTCTTTAAACCTAAAATATTAAAACCATCAAATAAAAATATTGAAAACGTTCTTGTAGTTAAATTTAATTTCAAAATGAGAAGTCCGGATATTATTTGGGGACAAATTAAAAGAGCCACAACTTCATTAGCAACACAATTAGAATTAGGAGGCTTCAAAGTTTTACGCTCAAAATCGTATTCTGATGAACAAAATGAGGCATGCTTATTATTTCTTCTAGAATCAACCAAGATTGCAAAAAATTATTCTAAAAAAGGTCCTGAAATCTTTAGAGAAGATGATTGTAATAGTTTTATCCTAAAAAATATTAAAAAAACAGAATTAATGTGGATTAGTGAAGATAAAAAAATTATTTCACTTGAGAAACGAAAACATGATGAAGCGTTAAAATTTATGAATGAGTTTCTAAAAAATAATCTTCAAACAGGCATTCCAAAAGGATTACAGGCTGACTTTATGAAGGGATTCAAAGTTTTTGTAGGAAATAGAAATTTAAGCAAATCAATTAAAGAGGCAATTTCGGATCTAATTTCAACTGATGGAACAATCTTTTATTCCAATTAA
- a CDS encoding hypothetical protein (hypothetical protein Nmar_1784) — MKICNICHRISGTDQDHLDCIQKIRIENEDENFKQNIPEKLDLAKDTLGLDVEVKAILEHLTKENKKENSS; from the coding sequence ATGAAAATTTGTAACATTTGTCATAGAATTTCTGGAACTGATCAGGATCATCTTGATTGTATACAAAAGATAAGAATAGAAAATGAAGATGAAAATTTTAAACAAAATATTCCTGAAAAATTAGATTTAGCAAAGGATACTTTAGGTTTGGATGTTGAGGTAAAAGCAATTTTAGAGCATCTTACCAAAGAAAATAAAAAAGAGAATTCATCATAA
- a CDS encoding Sulfide quinone-reductase: protein MGMPYKCPPAPFEASLLIDSMLRQEGVRNSIEIHLYSPAPITLPVAGIEISQQILNLINSENIIFHDSCKIKSVEKNKLIFQNGEAEFDLLLAIPPHIAPKVIYESGLAKESGFILIDRECKTPFEDVYAVGDVTTLAVNETASVPKAGIFAEGEAITVAKNIISKIESKNDFSLFDGKGGCFIESGRNTASLIEVDMFSKPKPTTKLTESTAKHLDEKLQFEKERLTKWL from the coding sequence ATGGGAATGCCTTACAAATGTCCACCTGCTCCATTTGAGGCTAGTTTATTGATTGATTCAATGTTAAGACAAGAAGGAGTTAGAAACTCAATCGAAATTCATTTGTATAGTCCTGCACCAATAACATTACCAGTAGCTGGTATAGAAATAAGTCAACAAATACTTAATTTGATAAACTCTGAAAACATCATTTTTCATGATTCATGTAAAATAAAATCAGTGGAAAAAAATAAATTAATTTTTCAAAATGGAGAAGCCGAATTCGATTTACTTCTTGCTATACCTCCACACATTGCTCCTAAAGTAATTTATGAATCAGGATTAGCAAAGGAAAGTGGTTTTATTTTAATTGATAGAGAATGTAAAACTCCATTTGAAGATGTATATGCAGTTGGAGACGTAACAACTTTAGCAGTAAATGAAACAGCATCAGTACCTAAAGCAGGTATATTTGCAGAGGGAGAAGCAATAACGGTAGCAAAAAATATAATTTCAAAAATAGAATCTAAAAATGATTTTTCTTTATTTGATGGAAAAGGAGGATGTTTTATTGAATCAGGAAGAAATACTGCATCTTTAATTGAAGTAGATATGTTTTCTAAACCAAAACCTACCACAAAACTGACTGAATCTACAGCTAAACATCTTGATGAAAAATTACAATTTGAAAAAGAACGACTTACTAAATGGTTATGA
- a CDS encoding Uncharacterized NAD(FAD)-dependent dehydrogenase gives MSNIPHLLILGGGFGGLAAANEIRKNLPASQIKITVVDKKDWFMVGFAKLWIINGTRTFENSIGSLNELRKKEINFIKEEITQINLHNKNIETRNGILSYDFLIIAMGAVLAPEKIPGLSENGMNLYDHNQLTEIHNKIKK, from the coding sequence TTGTCTAATATTCCGCATTTGTTGATTCTTGGTGGGGGTTTTGGTGGATTAGCTGCAGCAAATGAAATTAGAAAAAATCTTCCCGCATCACAAATCAAGATAACCGTAGTTGACAAAAAAGACTGGTTTATGGTTGGTTTTGCCAAACTTTGGATTATTAATGGAACTAGAACATTTGAAAATTCAATTGGCTCATTAAACGAGCTTAGAAAAAAAGAAATCAATTTCATAAAAGAAGAAATAACTCAAATTAATCTTCATAACAAAAACATTGAAACCAGAAATGGTATCTTGTCATATGATTTTCTTATTATTGCAATGGGTGCAGTATTAGCTCCTGAAAAAATCCCTGGATTATCCGAAAACGGAATGAATCTTTATGATCACAATCAGTTAACTGAAATTCATAATAAAATAAAAAAATAA
- a CDS encoding hypothetical protein (hypothetical protein Nmar_1788), which yields MTHTGVDVIDFLFYTIYPVIGIFIVEAISRAVKIPKWIKLWSQAVVSIGFGIYYWFVLPAPQNFPLTAMVMFALAIALIYQGRRAKISPDKSPY from the coding sequence ATGACACATACAGGAGTAGATGTTATTGATTTTCTATTTTATACAATTTATCCAGTAATTGGTATCTTTATTGTAGAAGCAATTAGTAGAGCAGTTAAAATCCCAAAATGGATTAAGCTTTGGTCACAAGCTGTTGTATCAATTGGATTTGGAATTTACTATTGGTTTGTCTTACCAGCCCCACAAAATTTTCCTTTAACTGCAATGGTTATGTTTGCACTGGCTATAGCATTAATCTATCAAGGAAGACGTGCAAAAATATCCCCAGACAAAAGTCCATATTAG
- a CDS encoding serine hydroxymethyltransferase, which produces MVKSANKESYNKIFSKLKEHHKWFENSIPLIASENIPSPAVREAIISDFGNRYAEGWPGERVYAGCVYIDDVEFECMKLAKKLFKAKFADVRPISGVVANLAVYSAFTNPGDVMLAPSIPAGGHISHGKKEHSGTAGLVHGLEIEFYPFDAEEMTIDVDKTKQKVEELKKANHLPKMAMFGGSLFLFPHPVKELADFLKSFDMHINYDAAHVAGLIAGGRFQDPLREGADTMTMSTHKTLFGPQGGLVLGFEKHEEAIKKATFPGLTSSHHIHHMAGKAVTFTEALEFGKDYANQVIKNAKVFAESLNDLGFKVLGESRGFTESHQIAVNVLDYSDGGKVEADLEKANIIVNRQLIPGDIKAGRNYFHPGGIRLGVSEITRLGMKQNEMKEIASYMKEVVIEKKDPKKILSKVKAFRKDYQKVHYCFDSKLGAYEYVKLR; this is translated from the coding sequence ATGGTCAAATCAGCAAACAAAGAATCTTACAATAAAATCTTCTCAAAATTAAAAGAACATCATAAATGGTTTGAAAATTCTATTCCGTTGATCGCAAGTGAAAATATACCAAGTCCGGCAGTCAGAGAGGCAATAATATCAGATTTTGGCAACAGATATGCTGAAGGTTGGCCTGGTGAAAGAGTCTATGCAGGTTGTGTCTACATTGATGATGTTGAGTTTGAATGTATGAAGCTTGCAAAAAAGTTGTTTAAAGCCAAATTTGCAGATGTAAGACCAATTTCTGGTGTAGTTGCAAATCTTGCAGTGTATTCTGCTTTTACAAATCCGGGTGATGTAATGTTAGCACCATCAATTCCAGCCGGTGGTCATATTTCTCATGGTAAGAAGGAGCATTCAGGTACTGCAGGATTAGTTCATGGATTAGAAATTGAATTTTACCCATTTGATGCTGAAGAAATGACAATTGATGTTGATAAAACTAAACAGAAAGTGGAGGAATTAAAGAAAGCAAATCACCTTCCTAAGATGGCAATGTTTGGTGGATCATTGTTTTTGTTTCCACACCCTGTAAAAGAATTAGCAGATTTTCTAAAAAGTTTTGATATGCATATCAATTATGATGCTGCTCATGTTGCAGGATTAATTGCTGGTGGAAGATTTCAGGATCCATTACGTGAAGGTGCAGACACTATGACAATGAGTACTCATAAAACTTTGTTCGGGCCTCAAGGTGGACTTGTTTTGGGTTTTGAAAAGCATGAAGAAGCAATCAAGAAAGCAACATTTCCTGGATTAACTAGTAGTCATCACATTCATCATATGGCTGGAAAAGCAGTGACTTTTACAGAAGCATTAGAATTTGGAAAAGATTATGCAAATCAAGTTATAAAAAATGCTAAAGTATTTGCTGAATCTCTAAATGATTTAGGTTTCAAAGTATTAGGAGAAAGTCGTGGATTTACAGAATCACATCAAATAGCTGTAAATGTTTTAGATTATTCTGATGGTGGAAAAGTAGAAGCAGATTTAGAAAAAGCAAACATCATTGTAAATAGACAGTTGATTCCTGGAGATATCAAAGCTGGTCGTAATTATTTCCATCCAGGTGGAATAAGATTAGGAGTTTCTGAGATTACCAGATTAGGTATGAAACAAAATGAAATGAAAGAGATTGCATCATATATGAAAGAGGTAGTAATTGAGAAGAAAGATCCAAAGAAAATTCTTTCAAAAGTTAAAGCATTCAGAAAAGACTATCAAAAAGTACATTATTGTTTTGATAGTAAACTTGGTGCATATGAGTATGTCAAACTAAGGTAG
- a CDS encoding putative serine/threonine protein kinase gives MEQSFIPIKKLVKEPYSKILGYPKANSRQLKSRITELEKLKIKSVLFTGPTTIGNLQILGKGYVGVVVLAKKKNDVIALKIRRLDSQRSEMKSEADLLSIANTVSVGPKLYSVSKNFLVMEYLKGEKIEDWILSLKGVGSAKKLKSVIRTVLEDCYRLDQIGFDHGELSSISKHVIVDKSRSTLIDFESSSVNRRVSNVTSVTQAIFIGSGIAKKVQRIYKIAQKQKIIDVLRTYKQEQTRENFDNILKILKL, from the coding sequence ATGGAACAATCTTTTATTCCAATTAAAAAACTTGTAAAAGAACCATATTCAAAAATTCTTGGTTATCCCAAAGCTAATTCACGTCAACTTAAATCTAGAATTACTGAGTTAGAAAAATTAAAAATAAAATCAGTCTTATTTACTGGACCTACAACAATTGGTAATTTACAAATTCTAGGAAAGGGTTATGTCGGTGTAGTTGTTTTAGCAAAGAAAAAAAATGACGTTATTGCATTAAAGATCAGAAGATTAGATTCTCAAAGAAGTGAGATGAAAAGTGAAGCAGATTTGCTTAGTATTGCAAATACAGTAAGTGTTGGACCAAAATTATACAGTGTAAGTAAAAATTTTTTAGTAATGGAATATCTAAAAGGAGAAAAAATAGAAGATTGGATATTATCTCTAAAAGGAGTTGGAAGTGCAAAGAAACTAAAATCTGTGATTAGAACAGTTTTAGAAGATTGTTATAGATTAGATCAGATAGGATTTGATCATGGTGAGTTAAGTAGTATTTCAAAACATGTGATTGTTGATAAATCAAGGTCAACTTTGATTGATTTTGAAAGTTCTAGTGTTAATAGAAGAGTATCAAATGTAACATCAGTAACTCAGGCTATTTTTATTGGATCAGGAATTGCTAAGAAAGTTCAAAGAATTTACAAAATTGCACAAAAACAAAAAATTATCGATGTTTTAAGAACGTACAAACAAGAACAAACAAGAGAAAATTTTGATAATATATTAAAGATATTAAAATTGTAA